ATACTACATAAATTCTCGTGTCAAATTAAGGGCATCCACAGCAGTGTCTcttatccatctcttaaccgtctcatctcttcactattcatgggccccactgtacttttcactccatctcttaactaagagataacacccacatccatccatctcttaaccatctcatctcttaactattcattcaatttcatttttcatttttattttcaacaaatccaattaataaaaaacacacttcattaaataaaataaaattacaatttaaaatcctaaaaataaaaaaaaatacataattaaaatcctaaaaaaataaaaacacacataaataaaatcctaaaaaaataaaaatacacaccattaaaaaaaatggaggcaaagagTTGTCCAATGAAGATCATTTGTGTCTACttgttgccaaattttgcccaaatgtgctccattagatcctcctggagttggtcgtgggcggtagaatcacgtgtcctAGCCCGAATACACATCCGCTCTTCCAAAGACGGATGCAATCCACTGcgaggcggactacttgcggtAGAGCTTCCCGCGGTCTcagggtcgaaccaatttcccgcctGAGGTCCTTCGTCGGcaacaatcatgttgtgcaagattatgcacgtatacatgatgtcgaccatattATCTATAAACCACGTACGAGCcggggctttgataatgttccatcgagcttggagaaccccgaacgctctctccacatccttgcgagcagcctcttgcttctgcgcaaaaagagaCTGCTTTTTCGTTCGCAGGCAtgttgaacgtcttcacgaaggttggccacttcggatagatgtcgtcggcaagatagtaccccattttATACTGGCGGTTGTTAGCGACGAAGTTGATGGCCGGCGCTTTACCATTCAGAACTTCGGTGAAGAGGTCGGAGTGGTTGAgcacgttgatgtcgttgctcgagccggggaccccgaaatacgcatgccaaatccatagccggtagtcggcgacggcctcgagtataacggtggggtgggtgcctttgtggccgctcgtgTATGACCCTCTCAACGCCGTtgggcaattcttccattgccaatgcatgcaatcgacgCTCCCGAGCATCCCGGGAAACCCGTGTGCTTGTTCGTGAAGTTGGAGCAGAAACTGACAATCCGCGGTGTTtggcttcttcagaaattcgTCGGTGAAGGCTGCCCGGACGCCTTTGCAGAAGTTCATCAAACAAAGTCTCCCAGTGGTTTCTCCGACGtgtaggtattcgtcgaacaaATCCGTCGTTTGTCCAGTAGCAAGCTGACGGATTGCTGCAGTACATTTCTGGAGCGTCGTGTGACTGGGACGGCCAGTAGCGTCGAAACCTTCTTTGAAGTACTCTTCCCGGGCCGCCAATGTATTTGCGATATGCCAAAATAGCGAGCGTGGCATACGGAAACGGCGACGGAAGTAGGTATCATCCCATCTCGGGTTGTTAGAGAAGTAATCGCGTACCAACCTTGCGGCGGCTTGCTCCCGGTCACAATGGATGTATTTCCGGGTTCGCTTTTGACGCGCCgcggcttcctcctcctccctacgtcgatcttcttctagcgATTGTTCCATTAGTTgacgcatttgctcaaatggatccatgaattgattaaatttgggagaagaaaaatgttttgagatgaagaatgtagtgtgtttgagtgagaatagacagttttttttatagtggataatttgtgggaatgatttggttatagaagtgatttggggcttaaaaaaaatttaaaaataattaaaaatttgtaaaaaacaGCTATAAACGGctagtataattttcaaaattttttttatatatatattttattcttttgaattttttctgatttaaaaaaaaaataattttaacgGATATAAACGACGCCCACTTGCGGgacggcgagtgggcgtcacgcacgAACCGGAGCTCACCACGTCGCCCAAGCGCGTGGCGAGACGTCTCGCGGGGTGCCTCGCCGCGACGGGACGCGGGACGCGTGGCGATGAGATGGGGACgagacgacgcccacaacgcCGTCTCGCTGGCGTCTCGTCCCTCCGAGACGAGATCgggacatttttttttgccgCCGTGGATGGCCTAAAAATGTTCCACTTATAGTGATACAGAGGAGCATTATATTTGCTACTATTATTTGGCCAATTTTAttgatcatattttatctattgaGTTACCAATTTTTCTCGTTTTGGCACACTTAATGTTTTTTCGGGAATAAGAAACATTATTTGTGAGTGGCTAATTTCTATTAGTATGCTTTCTTAacgattaaaattttataactacaAAAGCAatcaatttacaaaattaaaattgcacaTGATTATACAATCAATGTACAAGAGACACCTCATGTGATCTTTATTCCCCTCTCTCTAAATACAGATTGGTCTATTGTTCTCATTACTTGTCGGTGCAATTAgaatataaatgtaaaatgatttaattgaagaataCAAAGCTAgcgtaaataaaataaacgattacaaaatattcaagtgatatttctaaattctaatcCACATCAATTTCAGTAGTAGCccaactttttatataaaaacatcCTTTTCattgagaattaaataaacatttttggCCCTTTAAAGGCTGGAGGTTAGATCTCATATTTATGTCATCTCCCACCACGTATAATTACATCACGTAATGATTAAAGTTATATGtcttattcaataattttcatGATGGAATTCAATTGTTTCAATTATTGAGTGGATTTTAAGCCTTCGACTTAAACTTTAGTTTGAAGGTTAGGTAACCCATCATCGTGAGCATCATTAAATTCACAATATAATTGTTCAATTAGCATTTTATTTgcttagttttaaaaatataagaattttAGTTGTTCTAATATAGTAGTCAAATTTCAAACTTGgttataatactagtagtatctACATAGGATTCAGTTGCAAATAGATCCAGATTTCATGAAATCtaatctaatttaaaaaacatgaaaCTTAATACGCCTacaatcaaaagaaaattctAGAAATCTACAAATCAAATGATATTCAaatccatttaaaattttataaatttaaaagttgaataaaaatactttaaaatctcacattcattttttatatgaaactTCACAATATCAAAACCTAGCtctaaaaaatactagtactgcATGAATCTCACATATTTCCAAAATCCAGATAGATAAATACttactacaattaattttaatcagcataaaattaatacttgaaTGACAATGAATTTTCACGtgactagaaaaaaaaagagttgaaTCCCTTTTTCCCATTATTTAACCAAATGAAAACCTGCATAAAAGAACACTtcacaaatgaaaatttacagaaatgatatttttattctctcattaaaattacTCGGCGGATCAGAATCTGGTTGATTAAAAAAAGGGTAGTCGAGTCGCAATCTTGTTTGTCGGGGGCGCCGGTTTTTCTTCCCTCTCTGCCATTTAATGCCAAATTTCCAATCTTGGATCAGTGGATGAGCTGTATCTctcacacacactcacactgTTGTTTGAGAGCAAGAGGAACAAACCCTTTCATTCTCCATAGCTTttgaaaatggagaaagcTCTGGTAAAAGTTGCCAGCATTAAAGCAGGTTCATTTTGGGTTTCCAAGAAAGCCAAAGAAGAGATCTCCAACATCTCTCAAGACATCTCTGTATGCCTTCCCTCtcgattttgtttttgtttttgttttttttttgtctctcTAGGTTTTGTTTGAGCCCTCTTTCTTGTAAAAATGAGCCTTTTCTAAGTGTGATGATAATGCTGGTTGTAAAAATCAATGCTTGTTCTGGATTAGTGCTGATTTGGGTGTTTTTGCTGCTGCTTGAATCTTCACTGAGGAAAGAAATCACAATTCTTGAAAAagactgtttttttttattgtgtctTTATGTGTtggaatgatttttttatgtttgatgATAATGCTGGTTGTAAAAAGCAACCTTGTTCGTGATTAGTGctgattttggtgtttttgCTGCTGCAAAAGAAATCACAATTCTTGAAAAAgactgttttttttattgtgtctTTATGTGTtggaatgattttttatgtttgatgATAATGCTGGTTGTAAAAAGCAACCTTGTTCGTGATTAGTGctgattttggtgtttttgtTGCTGCAAAAGAAATCACAATTCTTGAAAAAGACTTTTTTATTGGAGTAAATCGAGTTCATTGATGATTTAATGTGTGAAATGTTGATGGAAAGGAGATAGTTGAATTCTGCTTTTATGAAACTGTATCAGTATCACCAATTGCagatttgattatatttagTTAGATTTGAAAATTACATCCAATTTACCTCTTGTGTTATGATGCCAATCTGCTGATAGATTCTCCAAGATATTACTCCTAAATTGCTCTTTGGAAAATTTAAAAGCTCATGTAATGGTACTAtggtagtactagtatataatgACATGTTGGATTAATTGATTATGCTTTAGCATAATTTTCTTTAGATTGAGTATTTcgatttgatttttcatcaGTACTCATTAGATATCTATCATGTTGAAACTTAGTAGGATTCTTGTATGCTACTACATGTCTTGCTCTGTGAGTGATGCTGACAATTAGGCGAAGATCATGACTCGTTTTTGTGTATCGAATTTCAGACTCTGTCAAACACCGTTGAGGAGAAGGCGAAATGGATCTTCAACAAGCTCAAAGGTACATTTCAAAACCATAAGTTGAATGAACGTGCTAGATTCACATTCATTTTCGAATAACACCTTTGGTCATGTTTGAATTATCATAAGATCAAAGAATCAATTTTCTTGAACCATGATGTATTGCCTAATCATATGCAGGAAAGCCATTGAAATCGTTGCCAGATCTCCTCCGAGATTACAATCTTCCTCGTGGCCTCTTTCCTCAGAACATAACATGCTACGAATTCGAGGAGGCAAAGTCCAGGCTCATCGTGCACATGTCCTCTCCGTGTGAAGTGTCCTTCAAGGACTCGTCTGTTGTGAGGTACGCGACTCGGGTGAAGGCCACATTGTCGAGAGGGAAGCTGACGGGGATCGAGGGGATGAAGACAAAGGTGCTGGTGTGGGTGAAGGTGAGCAGCATCAATGTGGAAGGCACCAAGTCTGATAAAATCTGCTTCATGGCGGGAGTGAAGAAATCGAGATCCAAAGATGCGTACGAGATGCCTCGTGATGGCCTTCGAGTCGAAGAATTCTGAAATGCAAGAGCTTCTCAGTGTGTCAATATATATTCTTGGAATTCTTTGGTTAATTTGTTTggaaaaatcaataattattgtattagtTGGATGATTTGGGAGTCTGGTTCTTGATTGTGATCAATTCATCAATACAAACAGATGTTggtcaaattatttttattttcacattaTTCTATCAATTAACTCATAaatctatttcattttgtcactaactctcaaaataaaacataaaaaaaatcatttttaatcgATGGAATTCCAACCAATAAAATCACAGAATATTAACCGAAAAACAAATTTCAGTGGGCTCGACGGTATGAGCTCGCCATCGCCGCCGCGAGCTCGGAAACCGAAGGATGAAGAGCGGCCTAGATTCTTCGACACTAAGGCGAAGAGCATGTGCTGGTCCAATGCTGACACGGTGCCCGGCCGCCACCCGGAGCGCTGGCGCAAGGACGCCGCCGGCAACGTCGTCTGCAAACGCTTCTGCAATTGCCAAGGCTGCCTCTGCTTTGAATACGACCACATCGTCCCCTTTTCCAAAGGTTCCCCCTCTTTTCAACTAggattattcattttatacttttaattttgaatttcttttcGCTAGGGTTCATAGATTGTGCTTACTGAAATTTGCGACATTTCTGTTTATTTTTGAATggaaaatttgggggaaaGTAAGTTTGTGGTGGTAGTTTTGTGCAGGTGGTGAGTCTGTAGCTGCGAATTGCCAGATTTTGCAGACGAGGGTGAATAGATTCAAATCGGATAAGGAGGGGATTGATGATTCCATCTTGAAAGGCTACTCTTGTGACATCAAGTTCACTGGTATACATAACTTTGCTTCTTCATTTGTGCTTATTGTTTATTAATGCaagttattttgtttgatatgtgaataaatGATGCATCTTGTAAATGGGAAAGGATTGGCTCAACCAATACATGTGCTAGGTCTGTATTGGGATGAATTGAGTAGTAAATGAGTGGTTTATCTTCGTCTCCTTGAAATAAAGATGCTTCGTGTAATGTAATTGTGAGTGGTTTTATGACTGATCCATCGCCTCTGTAATATTTGCATAAGACGATGGTAGCAGTGTTGCGTATGCTAAGACAGGTACGGGAAGGTTAGTGAAAGCCATAGGAGGCATGGGTTGCAAAAATTGGATGGAGGTTCAAAATTTCCGATCTAGGTGGAAAAGTTTGTGTAACTTGGAGAAAAACGAACTTTTACAGGCCTTGTTACTAGTGAAAACTAACtttgttgatgatgatgaactGACTCTTCATGTGTGTATGAACTGTATGATCTTGTGGCAATGTGGCACACAAACGTTTTGATCTTTGTGATTATAGTACTTAGTTGATCAAATCACTTAtctttttatgtgttttagCCACACTAAGCTTGAGTCAATGTGGCAGTTCTTGTTTAGGAGTTGTGAACCTAATGCGTAGGAACAGAATtaggaaaagaaaagattaCCACACTGACCCAAAAAGCGAAGATCTGAAGGCACTGTTGTTGGTCGTTATGGCATTGGTTTATCAGTTCGAATGGATGACTTGGATGTTGAGTGAAACCTACTAATAATCCAAACATCTCATATTATCTTGTTGATGGAAGAAGGCATTATTGTAAaagagtactccctccgtttcttcatagttgagtcattttactatttcaggaagtttcttcatagttgagtcgtttccttatatggtaactttttcctcttccttactttactctctcttactttattctctctactttattcactttatactttattctgcctcaactatgaagaaacggagggagtatctattATAGATACATACACCATGTATTTGAAGTTTGCTGCTAGTGAGAAGCAAGTCAACTGGAAATAAGTGCTTCTTGAGTGTGGTCATCTTTGTCAAAATGACTATACATAATGTGTTTCAATATATGGTGTATATTTCTAcaatagatatttttttacaattttcatCTGAATGTTTTATTGAGTTAATAAACTGTATCATCTTATTCTACTTTAAAGAGTAACTCTACCATCTTATATGATAGACAAGGAGCTCGATATCGTTGAAATGGCTGTCTATGGAGATGTTATAAGGCCGGGAAACCAGTGTCGCTGCAGAACCGTTGCTGAAATGCTCGGGCAACACATATCCAAAGATAAAAAGGCTCCGTGCAAGTTGCCCTACGATGACACCCCTTCATAGAAGTGAGGTGTTCAAAAACAAAGATTTCCATTCAAAGAATGTCGACTCAAATCAATCAATTCTTGTAACAGCCATTACAGACTAATTGAATAAACAGCGAAGCAGCGTGTCGTTTATGGATTAATTGAAACAGTAGATGCATTTGTTCTTAGATGAAAAGGTATGTTTCTGTCTTATTTCTTCTTGGTTTGTCCATGTTAGGGtgtgaaaaaaaatcgaaatatTGGTATATCGaattttccattaatttttgtgtacacttttctttataaagtcttaataatatttaagacTTGCACTAAATTAAAACGAATTTTTAAATCGTGAACTGAAAGAATATGAATCAATTTTTTGATACCCCAAACTTTAAACATAGTCTTCTTTTATTCAGTTTCACAAGATCCAAAGTGCCACTTTCTTGAACTTCTCTTCATAAAGTATGCAAATTTCTGACATTGTCGaatatttttgagatatttcaAGAAACTGGAAAAGATCTATGTCGAGAGAAATCATGTAATATAATTGAGTGCAATTAGCATTATAATGAGAAATAAGACGTGGGAAGCAGCAATGATTGAGGTTAAAATATTTGGAGTCGAGTATTGTAACATATCACATGCTACGTACTTTCTAGTGAAAATTGTTGGACTGTCAAATGACAAATCTATTTAATTAACTGCATAAAGTTAACTTCATTCATATGGATCACAATGATTATAATAacgtaataaataaattattggtgTTTGCAATCTTTATTATGTATTCCCGTAATTTATGTTAGTACATTAGTATTACATGAAATCATGATACATAGACTTATATAATTAAGTTTCTTGTgatcttttaattattttaaacgtggtgtagtttttaattttctttacacAGACAATAATTAACAAACGCGATAACTAGAAATGAATGAGAATCATCTTTGCATaacgaaaataaattaatacgggcactttaatttttatgatataaaaaattctaGTGAAGCTATCTCGAAAGATCgaagaatttgatcaaatgaAATTGATTGTAAAGTTAAAATtgtagtaattttaattattgcaattttaatttttaaagaagGGTAGTTATAGGAGGtggaattgaaaaaaataaaattaggtcTAAAATTTTTTGCGAtcaatgtttttaaaaaataattagaaaagaaaaaacattaCGAAATACTACTAGGTACTTACtaaagaacaataaaataaaatcgtGAAACACACCTCATGCGTGAATGTTGTGCAAGTGCCCGTGTGCGGCTCGGACCTCATCCAAACCTCAACTGCGGTGCGACTGGCTTCCCAACCGACAACCCTATCCCTTGCACCGCACTGCGTGCATGTTTCAAGTGACAATTGCACCGTGGATGTCCTAAATGTAACACAAAtatctaatactcccttcgtccactATTTAAAGAGTCCTTTTGacttgacacgagttttaagaaattactCCAGCCATGCTACATTAAGAATCCTATTTGGTtgggcacagattttaagaaatgtaaagaaaaatgagtctcacttatatgtactagtattagtttttGTAATAagatgtgagtggaatgttaGACCTAgctatttaccatttatgttaaaagtgaaataagtttCTTATTGTAGGACAgacaaaaatgtcaaaatatgactcttaccGTGGGACAAATGAAGTAtttgactttgtgaagaaaagtaaagtgaaaaagtgagtggaaataTGAGACtcatttaaagtattagttttatattagattatgagaataaaaaattattgaaatgtgGAGTCCATATCCTAGAAGtggaataatataaatgattttataaattatggacGATTCAATGGTCAAAATAATTGAGTATTGAGCATGGagtgaaatttttttactccAGCATAGAAACTACCCCTACCAAAACAGGTGTTACTTTactgaatataaatataaaatagtataagcactcaaaatttgtaaatggTATTTTGACCGTTTTATATTTCATCTCTTGTCtgtgtatattatatatttatatttgaccCTTTCAATAcgtttttatattattttcctctcttaaactcaattatattcaaaataaattaattctcaatcacataaatttaatgtttttaaagataatatacattttttttcaaaaaagttATGCTGGACGATTAAGGGGCCAAATATTTGGATCCAAATCCCTATATTTGCATTCATGTCAtgatcaaattataaataagtcTTAtacgaaactttcaaaaaaaaatcatttaaacaCCGTAAGTATCTGTATATCTAAATAAGCATTTAGTGATtgtatcatttaattatttaggcGTTAATCGTTATATCAATATGGATAGCAAAAACTAATagcaattaaacataaaaacataaatattgtTGAAAGCAAAGAGAAGGGGCGTGCATGTGCGATGCTTTGAATTATGTGATATGGCAGCAAGCAAtcaaattaatgcatttaatattGCCTTAAAAGTGGTAACACAAATGCACAATGCAATatggtaaataaaaaatgataattttagttGAAGACTTTTTCtaaagtggaagaaaattggaaatgaaaaaaagatttGAGAGTGGATGTGGAATTCTACTCTACTACCACACACCCTTAATCATTTCCTCTTTGCCTTCTGTTTTCctattcttttgttttgggTGAATTTTATTCCACTTTTGCTTTATCTTTGTTAAGTTcactttttgtgtttttttctaatgtgcattttgtcattttcgaGTAattcctctttctctctttttcttttatcatcAAAGACTCCATTTATTACTACtccttaattaaaattgtactaGTATTCATAATTCATTGTCAACCTGTTGTACTCAAATCGAAttaaaggtaaaaaaaaaatggatattttgatacactttattttatttgaggtGAGTTCatctaaaaaatactactagtagaATAATTTCTTGAGTCTTTTAggtgttaattaaatttcttatgtTAAATCACTATTCATTGAGAGTTCTTTTCGTTTTCTCTCGACATTTCGTCCAACTTAGTGATTAGTcttgatcaaattcataccTCGTCAAACGAAGTTTACGTACAAGTatgaattatttctatttttaaatttccatAAACATGCTCACGTTTTTACCATacatcattttcttctcctccaatcaaatcaaattcttTGCAATCATAGGATTACACTAATATGctagtagtaaataattacTTAACCTTTTTTAGTGGAATTTGAC
The genomic region above belongs to Salvia hispanica cultivar TCC Black 2014 chromosome 3, UniMelb_Shisp_WGS_1.0, whole genome shotgun sequence and contains:
- the LOC125215493 gene encoding uncharacterized protein At5g01610-like, encoding MEKALVKVASIKAGSFWVSKKAKEEISNISQDISTLSNTVEEKAKWIFNKLKGKPLKSLPDLLRDYNLPRGLFPQNITCYEFEEAKSRLIVHMSSPCEVSFKDSSVVRYATRVKATLSRGKLTGIEGMKTKVLVWVKVSSINVEGTKSDKICFMAGVKKSRSKDAYEMPRDGLRVEEF
- the LOC125215492 gene encoding uncharacterized protein LOC125215492 isoform X1, coding for MSSPSPPRARKPKDEERPRFFDTKAKSMCWSNADTVPGRHPERWRKDAAGNVVCKRFCNCQGCLCFEYDHIVPFSKGGESVAANCQILQTRVNRFKSDKEGIDDSILKGYSCDIKFTDKELDIVEMAVYGDVIRPGNQCRCRTVAEMLGQHISKDKKAPCKLPYDDTPS
- the LOC125215492 gene encoding uncharacterized protein LOC125215492 isoform X2, producing the protein MKSGLDSSTLRRRACAGPMLTRCPAATRSAGARTPPATSSANASAIAKAASALNTTTSSPFPKFCAGGESVAANCQILQTRVNRFKSDKEGIDDSILKGYSCDIKFTDKELDIVEMAVYGDVIRPGNQCRCRTVAEMLGQHISKDKKAPCKLPYDDTPS